Part of the Crossiella cryophila genome, GCGGTGGACTTCGTGCGCTTCCTGCTCCAGCACAGCCTGACCTGGGCCAAGGGCGGGCACATCCCGGCCTACCGCCCGGTGGCCACCAGCCCGGAGTACGCCCAGCTGGGCCCGGCCTCCCGGTACGCCGCGGCCGCGGACAGCCTGGAACTGGACCCGCCGTGCTGGTTCGGCGGCGCGGCCTCGGAGTTGCAGAACCGGGCGGGCGCGGTGTTCAGCCAGGTCTGCGCGGGCGGGCTGACCCCGGAGGCGGCCATCCCGGAGTTCACCTCGGCCATGCGCACCCTGCTGGCCACGCCACGACCGCAGCTATGACCAACGCGCGATGACGACCGGACAGGGGGCGCCGATGAGCAGGGCCGTGCGGGGGCGCGAGTGGTCCGGGTTCTGGTTCGTGGCCCCGTTCCTGTTGCTGTACCTGGCTTTCCTGGTGGTGCCGCTGCTGCTCGGGGTGAAGATGAGCTTCACCAACCAGAGCATCACCGGCGCCGGCTCGGACGCCTGGGTGGGCCTGGACAACTACGCCGAACTGTTCGGCGATCCGGCGGTGTGGCGCTCGCTGTGGAACACGCTGGTGTTCACCCTGCTCAGCACCCCACCGCTGGTGGCCATCGGCCTGGGCCTGGCCCTGCTGACCCACCGGAGACTCCCCGCGGCCTGGCTGTTCCGGCTGGCCTTCTTCGCCCCGTACGTGCTGCCGGTCTCGGTGGTGGTGCTGATCTGGATGTGGCTCTACCAACCGGGTTTCGGCCTGATCAACGACACCCTGACCTGGCTCGGCCTCGGCGAGGTGGGCTGGCTCAGCGACAACGACGTGCTGATGGTCTCGGTGGTGATCACCACGGTCTGGTGGACGGTGGGCTTCAACTACCTGCTCTACCTGGCCGGGCTGCAGGAGATCCCGCGCGAGCTGTACGAGGCGGGCGCGCTGGACGGCACCACCGCCTGGTCCCGGCTGCGCTGGCTGACCCTGCCGCTGTTGCGCCGCACGCACGTGCTGGTCCTGGTGTTGCAGATCCTGGCCTCGCTCAAGGTCTTCGACCAGGTCTACCTGCTCACCGGCGGCACCAACCCGGAGGTGCGCAGCATCGTGCAGTACATCTACGAGAGCGGCTTCACCAACTTCCGGGTGGGCTACGCCTCGGCGATCTCCTACCTGTTCTTCGCGTTGATCGTGGCACTGGCCGTGCTGCAGTTCCGGATCCTGCGGGCCCGAGCGGAGCGGACCTCGTGAGCGC contains:
- a CDS encoding carbohydrate ABC transporter permease; translated protein: MSRAVRGREWSGFWFVAPFLLLYLAFLVVPLLLGVKMSFTNQSITGAGSDAWVGLDNYAELFGDPAVWRSLWNTLVFTLLSTPPLVAIGLGLALLTHRRLPAAWLFRLAFFAPYVLPVSVVVLIWMWLYQPGFGLINDTLTWLGLGEVGWLSDNDVLMVSVVITTVWWTVGFNYLLYLAGLQEIPRELYEAGALDGTTAWSRLRWLTLPLLRRTHVLVLVLQILASLKVFDQVYLLTGGTNPEVRSIVQYIYESGFTNFRVGYASAISYLFFALIVALAVLQFRILRARAERTS